One genomic region from Salvia hispanica cultivar TCC Black 2014 chromosome 2, UniMelb_Shisp_WGS_1.0, whole genome shotgun sequence encodes:
- the LOC125205069 gene encoding protein Abitram-like isoform X1 — protein MKNFYGFCCLIWTNCRKFPLPLLKPISQLFSLQLCVIGLAPHHVALKKNGGIVSVDFNVGKLDLSGIKVAGKRKKNAQHFESNTALYKVLTAEGSYIVRCCVKGPLLEVNDRLIKQPELLNTMIEGEGYVAIMMPRPADWLKAKASLLDFESYKKLRTKQ, from the exons atgaagaatttcTACGGCTTTTGTTGCCTAATCTGGACGAATTGCCGCAAGTTCCCCCTTCCTCTATTGAAGCCAATTTCACAACTTTTTTCGCTCCAG CTATGTGTAATTGGTTTGGCTCCGCACCACGTGGCTTTGAAGAAGAATGGGGGGATTGTTTCGGTCGATTTTAATGTTGGGAAATTGGACCTTAGCGGAATTAAAGTCGCTGGAAAGCGCAAAAAG AATGCACAGCATTTTGAATCCAACACGGCTTTATATAAAGTGTTGACTGCTGAGGGTTCTTACATAGTGAG ATGTTGTGTAAAAGGGCCTCTATTGGAAGTGAATGATAGGCTAATCAAGCAACCGGAATTGCTTAACACGATGATAG AGGGAGAGGGGTATGTTGCAATTATGATGCCAAGACCTGCAGATTGGCTCAAAGCCAAG
- the LOC125205069 gene encoding protein Abitram-like isoform X2, protein MKNFYGFCCLIWTNCRKFPLPLLKPISQLFSLQLCVIGLAPHHVALKKNGGIVSVDFNVGKLDLSGIKVAGKRKKNAQHFESNTALYKVLTAEGSYIVRCCVKGPLLEVNDRLIKQPELLNTMIARGRGVCCNYDAKTCRLAQSQGLSAGL, encoded by the exons atgaagaatttcTACGGCTTTTGTTGCCTAATCTGGACGAATTGCCGCAAGTTCCCCCTTCCTCTATTGAAGCCAATTTCACAACTTTTTTCGCTCCAG CTATGTGTAATTGGTTTGGCTCCGCACCACGTGGCTTTGAAGAAGAATGGGGGGATTGTTTCGGTCGATTTTAATGTTGGGAAATTGGACCTTAGCGGAATTAAAGTCGCTGGAAAGCGCAAAAAG AATGCACAGCATTTTGAATCCAACACGGCTTTATATAAAGTGTTGACTGCTGAGGGTTCTTACATAGTGAG ATGTTGTGTAAAAGGGCCTCTATTGGAAGTGAATGATAGGCTAATCAAGCAACCGGAATTGCTTAACACGATGATAG CCAGAGGGAGAGGGGTATGTTGCAATTATGATGCCAAGACCTGCAGATTGGCTCAAAGCCAAG